A window of the Alnus glutinosa chromosome 4, dhAlnGlut1.1, whole genome shotgun sequence genome harbors these coding sequences:
- the LOC133867183 gene encoding uncharacterized protein LOC133867183, whose product MEKCGLIFQKNMRSPQTTRVGVKQVKQESSEEWDESMPLPGDVIEGIAKDDSEELFVPATAKSELRSQLGKIKQQGDVIWVKVRRGDRAVKLRARIVQEKFSVLHKKFTIRAAEDDRHVAVLGDLTLEQCTELQEMSRRVVNVDCWGFNKRGVKYNWKMKVGTYLPDQNASIVSSILFMPLQFEHCIEATTVRCMAWFSAAVSSGAPLVFVNIQTEQTLSSEKINSTGREISRCRQQNNTNVQRVQGIRLWFLPGVAEVSLELVPQQGEMRFGMEIKPTEEGFIYVYSVTNGLAADRAGLGHLREEAIATGYLVVISRLEGKSIMPSNACSDGLIHCCDHNEIRDTLTSAIAQMDIIQLHIMAWPHQTCPTSAAQSMAAAKLRPPKECQI is encoded by the exons ATGGAAAAGTGTGGTCTGATTTTCCAGAAGAACATGAGAAGCCCTCAGACGACACGGGTGGGTGTGAAACAGGTGAAGCAGGAGTCATCGGAAGAGTGGGATGAAAGCATGCCTCTGCCCGGGGACGTCATTGAAGGAATTGCTAAGGATGATTCTGAGGAGTTGTTTGTGCCGGCCACGGCCAAGTCAGAGCTCAGGTCACAGCTTGGTAAGATTAAACAGCAGGGGGACGTGATATGGGTGAAGGTTAGAAGGGGTGACAGGGCAGTAAAGCTCCGGGCACGTATCGTGCAAGAGAAGTTCTCAGTGCTCCATAAGAAGTTCACCATTAGAGCGGCTGAAGATGACAGGCATGTTGCGGTTTTAGGGGACTTGACCTTGGAACAATGCACGGAATTGCAAG AAATGAGCAGAAGGGTCGTAAATGTGGACTGTTGGGGATTTAACAAAAGGGGAGTTAAGTACAATTGGAAGATGAAAGTGGGAACATACCTGCCAGACCAAAATGCTTCAATTGTTAGCTCCATACTATTCATGCCCCTGCAATTCGAGCACTGCATCGAGGCCACTACAGTCAGATGCATGGCCTGGTTTTCTGCAGCAGTTTCCTCTGGGGCTCCTCTGGTCTTTGTTAATATCCAAACAGAACAGACACTCAGctcg GAGAAAATTAATTCCACAGGGAGAGAAATAAGTCGGTGTAGGCAACAAAACAATACAAACGTCCAAAGAGTTCAAGGTATAAGACTATGGTTTCTACCTGGAGTTGCTGAAGTTTCACTTGAATTGGTTCCTCAACAAGGGGAAATGCGGTTCGGAATGGAAATTAAACCAACAGAAGAG GGCTTTATCTATGTTTACTCGGTAACAAACGGTTTAGCTGCTGACCGCGCTGGGCTTGGGCACCTACGTGAAGAAGCAATAGCAACAGGATACCTTGTCGTGATCTCTCGATTAGAAGGCAAAAGTATTATGCCTTCAAACGCATGCTCTGATGGGCTTATACATTGTTGTGATCACAATGAAATTAGGGACACCCTCACTTCAGCAATCGCCCAAATGGATATAATTCAACTTCACATTATGGCTTGGCCTCATCAAACATGTCCCACTAGTGCTGCACAATCCATGGCTGCTGCAAAACTCCGTCCTCCAAAAGAGTGTCAAATTTGA